A section of the Acidobacterium capsulatum ATCC 51196 genome encodes:
- a CDS encoding catalase family peroxidase yields the protein MPLPNDEKVVALANDLLQMFDQLFGLHPGFRAAHAKGLMLTGSFTPSARARSLTRAAHIQRDSTPVTVRFSNSTGLPQIPDNVGDANPRGLAIRFHLAEHVHTDIVSHSTNGFPTRDGYEFLDFLRAAAASGPDVPSPKPIEQFLGTHPAALAFVQAPKPFPASLARETYYAVTAFAFTNAEGHTRYGRYIITPGQGNEYLTPEQVAAIGENYHYDELAQRVASQPIRFHLRVQLAEPGDAVDDATLHWPESREVLDLGMLELTAVLPDSLAQQKQIIFDPIPRLDGIEPSADPLLELRAAIYLLSGRRRRSA from the coding sequence ATGCCGCTGCCCAACGACGAAAAAGTCGTCGCCCTCGCCAACGATCTGCTCCAGATGTTTGACCAGCTCTTCGGCCTGCATCCCGGCTTTCGCGCCGCGCACGCCAAGGGCCTCATGCTCACAGGCAGCTTCACGCCTTCGGCGCGGGCGCGCTCGCTCACCCGCGCCGCTCATATCCAGCGGGACTCCACGCCCGTCACCGTGCGCTTTTCCAACTCCACCGGGCTGCCGCAGATTCCGGACAACGTTGGCGACGCCAACCCGCGCGGCCTCGCCATCCGCTTCCACCTGGCCGAGCACGTCCACACCGACATCGTCAGCCATTCCACGAATGGATTTCCCACCCGCGACGGTTACGAATTCCTCGACTTTCTCCGCGCCGCCGCCGCCAGCGGACCCGATGTGCCTTCACCCAAGCCCATCGAGCAGTTCCTCGGCACGCACCCGGCCGCGCTGGCCTTCGTTCAGGCTCCCAAGCCATTCCCCGCGAGCCTTGCCCGCGAAACCTATTACGCCGTCACCGCATTTGCCTTCACCAACGCCGAGGGTCATACCCGCTACGGCCGCTACATCATCACGCCCGGGCAAGGCAATGAATACCTCACCCCCGAGCAAGTCGCCGCCATCGGTGAAAACTATCACTATGACGAACTGGCCCAGCGCGTCGCCAGCCAGCCCATCCGCTTTCACCTGCGCGTGCAGTTGGCCGAGCCCGGCGACGCCGTCGATGACGCCACCCTGCACTGGCCCGAGAGCCGCGAAGTCCTCGACCTCGGCATGCTGGAGTTGACCGCCGTTCTGCCCGACTCCCTCGCGCAGCAGAAGCAGATCATCTTCGATCCCATTCCGCGCCTCGACGGCATCGAACCCTCCGCCGACCCGCTGCTCGAGCTGCGCGCCGCCATCTACCTGCTCAGCGGACGCCGCCGCCGCTCGGCATAA
- a CDS encoding ion channel — translation MHEARLFLVALLLLTLLSPLADLWKYGRLLLGPPVVLIVLTTVHYGQASRRTFWIALVAAMGWLVTLPGVGPFPANPWWSSLLMIVLSLLMLAMMGRQFIGARSVNVETMFAALSGYLLLATLWSQIYALIAAVRPEAFHFGGSGPPKLYSLMYFSLQTLTSLGLGDVLPVDPFARMLTVVETVLGQFYLAAVIGRLASLARPEEESTE, via the coding sequence GTGCATGAGGCGCGGCTCTTTCTGGTGGCTCTGCTGCTGCTGACCCTGCTGAGCCCGTTAGCTGACCTGTGGAAGTATGGACGCCTGCTGCTGGGACCGCCGGTAGTACTCATTGTGCTAACCACGGTTCATTATGGCCAGGCGAGCCGGCGAACCTTCTGGATTGCCCTGGTCGCGGCGATGGGGTGGCTGGTCACGTTGCCGGGGGTGGGACCATTTCCGGCAAATCCGTGGTGGTCAAGTCTGCTGATGATTGTGCTGAGCCTTCTAATGCTTGCCATGATGGGGCGTCAGTTCATTGGGGCGCGGTCTGTCAATGTCGAGACCATGTTTGCGGCGCTGTCAGGATATCTGCTACTTGCGACGCTCTGGTCGCAGATCTATGCGCTGATCGCCGCAGTGCGGCCAGAAGCCTTTCATTTCGGAGGCTCTGGGCCGCCAAAGCTCTACTCGCTGATGTACTTCAGCCTGCAGACGCTCACCTCTCTAGGACTAGGCGATGTTCTGCCGGTGGACCCATTTGCCCGCATGCTGACGGTAGTGGAAACGGTACTCGGCCAGTTCTACCTGGCAGCGGTGATCGGACGCCTGGCTTCGCTGGCCAGACCCGAAGAGGAATCGACCGAGTAA
- the rpsT gene encoding 30S ribosomal protein S20 encodes MANHVSSLKRARQTVRKTAVNRANKSRVRGSLRSLREAIQKGDVKAAQEQYKATASALDKSVQKGILHANTASRYKSRLNARVKALATQAA; translated from the coding sequence ATGGCGAACCATGTTTCTTCGCTCAAGCGCGCCCGTCAGACCGTACGCAAGACCGCAGTGAACCGTGCCAACAAGAGCCGCGTGCGTGGCTCGCTGCGCTCGCTGCGTGAGGCGATTCAGAAGGGCGACGTGAAGGCCGCTCAGGAGCAGTACAAGGCAACGGCTTCGGCGCTCGACAAGAGCGTGCAGAAGGGCATTCTGCATGCCAACACTGCCTCCCGCTACAAGAGCCGCCTGAATGCCCGCGTCAAGGCGCTGGCCACCCAAGCTGCCTAA
- a CDS encoding Mrp/NBP35 family ATP-binding protein: MAHAHTPQPPMPLPGVAHIVAIGSGKGGVGKTTVAVNTALALAKLGYQVGLIDADIYGPNVPLMLGSTDQPKVLPNNRIEPNTAHGIKVISVGFLSPGDKPLVMRGPMLHQIIRQFLQQVEWGQLDFLIVDLPPGTGDVVISLVQTVPLTGAAVVSTPSDVALQDARKAIEMFREVKAPILGVVENMSHFTCPHCQEIIDIFSKGGAERTARDFGVPFLGSVELVPAIREGGDQGQPIALAGPDSPQAKPFYAIARALAENAKVQAAKAEDVFEIN, translated from the coding sequence ATGGCTCACGCACACACTCCTCAGCCGCCCATGCCACTGCCCGGCGTCGCGCACATTGTCGCCATCGGTTCCGGCAAGGGCGGAGTCGGCAAGACCACCGTCGCCGTCAACACCGCTCTCGCCCTCGCCAAGCTCGGCTATCAGGTGGGCCTCATTGACGCGGATATCTACGGCCCCAACGTGCCCCTCATGCTTGGCTCCACTGACCAGCCCAAGGTGCTGCCCAACAACCGCATCGAGCCCAACACCGCGCACGGCATCAAGGTCATCTCGGTTGGCTTTCTCTCGCCCGGCGACAAGCCGCTCGTCATGCGCGGTCCCATGCTCCACCAGATCATTCGCCAGTTTCTGCAGCAGGTGGAGTGGGGCCAGCTCGACTTCCTCATCGTCGATCTGCCTCCGGGCACCGGCGACGTAGTCATCTCGCTCGTGCAGACCGTGCCGCTCACCGGCGCCGCCGTCGTCTCCACGCCCAGTGACGTGGCTCTGCAGGACGCGCGCAAGGCCATCGAGATGTTCCGTGAGGTCAAAGCGCCCATCCTCGGCGTCGTCGAGAACATGAGCCACTTCACCTGCCCGCACTGCCAGGAGATCATCGACATCTTTTCCAAGGGCGGCGCCGAGCGCACCGCCAGGGACTTCGGCGTTCCATTCCTCGGCTCAGTCGAGCTGGTGCCCGCCATCCGCGAGGGCGGCGACCAGGGCCAGCCCATCGCTCTCGCCGGGCCAGACTCTCCGCAGGCGAAGCCCTTCTACGCCATCGCCCGCGCCCTGGCCGAAAACGCCAAAGTCCAGGCCGCCAAAGCCGAAGACGTCTTCGAAATCAACTAG
- a CDS encoding acyl-CoA thioesterase: protein MGFSGHSLPVRTIAESQSEMTELILPNDTNTLGNLLGGRLMHFIDLVGAMAAYRHSRTHVVTASMDHIDFIAPVHVGDLLILKSSVNRAFNTSMEVGVKIWVENTIAGMHRHVASAYLTFVAVDSQGRRVPVPRLEPESEEEKRRHEDAGRRRELRQQELQRRRESRPSDSPMMGTVRPGSK, encoded by the coding sequence ATGGGATTCTCCGGACACTCTTTGCCCGTGCGCACCATCGCCGAATCGCAATCGGAAATGACCGAGCTGATTCTGCCCAATGACACCAACACCCTCGGCAACCTGCTCGGCGGCCGCCTCATGCACTTCATTGATCTCGTCGGCGCCATGGCCGCCTATCGCCACTCGCGCACGCACGTGGTCACCGCTTCGATGGACCACATCGACTTCATCGCGCCCGTGCATGTCGGGGACCTGCTCATCCTCAAGTCCTCGGTCAACCGCGCTTTCAACACCTCCATGGAAGTCGGCGTGAAGATCTGGGTCGAGAACACCATTGCCGGCATGCATCGCCATGTGGCTTCGGCCTATCTCACCTTTGTAGCGGTAGACTCGCAAGGCCGCCGCGTGCCCGTGCCCCGGCTCGAGCCTGAGAGTGAAGAAGAGAAGCGCCGCCATGAAGACGCCGGCCGCCGCCGCGAGCTGCGCCAGCAGGAGCTGCAGCGCCGCCGCGAATCGCGCCCCTCTGATTCGCCCATGATGGGCACCGTGCGCCCCGGCAGCAAATAA
- a CDS encoding tetratricopeptide repeat protein, whose product MDKIAMLTEILTQDPKNAFARYGLAMEYAGQGDAATALTEFDRLLMDHPDYTAGYFMAAQTLAKSEDNARAIVYLRRGLESARRTGNQHAHSEMQAMLDELEAMSL is encoded by the coding sequence ATGGACAAGATCGCAATGCTGACTGAAATTTTGACGCAGGACCCCAAAAACGCCTTTGCGCGCTATGGGCTGGCCATGGAGTATGCCGGCCAGGGGGATGCGGCGACGGCATTGACGGAGTTTGACCGGCTGCTCATGGACCATCCGGATTACACGGCTGGCTATTTTATGGCCGCGCAGACATTGGCGAAGAGTGAAGACAATGCTCGCGCCATCGTGTATCTGCGGCGCGGACTGGAATCTGCCCGGCGCACCGGCAACCAGCATGCCCACAGCGAGATGCAGGCCATGCTGGATGAACTGGAAGCGATGAGCCTTTAG
- a CDS encoding LON peptidase substrate-binding domain-containing protein, whose product MRSEIALEQSLGNFRTTNDSTAPRAKDAHNNETMKIPLFPLDVVLFPGAPLPLHIFEERYREMFRRCMAEQIDFGVVRAQEDGLAVVGCTASIGRVMHRYEDGRFDVMCQGERRFEIELLDDTHAYLQAEVDFLPDDGPEATRAEREQCAALHFEAIELARLELPMPHLDLDKPIAFSLAAALPADLDFKQQLLDMRSDASRTRKLQEFYEVLLPQLRTSSPIRKVQGNGRVM is encoded by the coding sequence ATGCGCTCAGAAATCGCGCTGGAACAGAGCCTGGGGAATTTTCGTACCACCAACGACAGCACAGCACCACGCGCGAAGGACGCGCATAATAACGAAACCATGAAGATTCCTCTGTTTCCGCTGGACGTGGTGCTCTTTCCGGGCGCGCCGCTGCCGCTGCACATTTTTGAGGAACGATATCGCGAGATGTTCCGGCGATGCATGGCGGAGCAGATTGATTTTGGTGTGGTGCGCGCGCAGGAGGACGGTCTGGCCGTGGTGGGCTGCACGGCGTCGATTGGCCGCGTGATGCACCGCTATGAAGACGGCCGGTTTGATGTGATGTGCCAGGGCGAGCGGCGCTTTGAGATTGAGCTGCTCGACGACACGCACGCTTATCTGCAGGCAGAGGTGGACTTTTTGCCGGATGATGGTCCAGAGGCAACGCGCGCCGAGCGCGAACAATGCGCGGCGCTGCACTTTGAGGCGATTGAGCTGGCACGGCTCGAACTGCCCATGCCGCATCTTGATCTCGATAAGCCGATTGCTTTTTCGTTAGCGGCTGCACTGCCGGCGGATCTGGACTTTAAGCAGCAGTTGTTGGATATGCGCTCGGATGCCAGCCGCACACGCAAGTTGCAGGAGTTTTATGAGGTGCTGCTGCCGCAGTTGCGCACCAGCTCGCCGATTCGGAAGGTTCAGGGCAACGGGCGCGTGATGTAA
- a CDS encoding magnesium chelatase — MTSRHLPQTLGELRSSKTYSEARLGARSVKDELRENLIARLRAKETIFPGIVGYEDTVVPQIVNAVLSRQNFILLGLRGQAKSRMLRALTALLDEQMPYVAGCEIRDNPYRPLCSRCRALIAEKEEATPIAWLHRDERYIEKLATPDVTVADLIGDLDPIKAARGGHDLSSDLAMHYGLLPRANRGIFAVNELPDLAGKIQVALFNIMQEGDVQIKGFPVRLELDVALVFSANPEDYTARGKIVTPLKDRIGSEIRTHYPESLEEGISITAQEAWTERGLGQVEVPQYLREIVEQIAFSAREEKKVDKRSGVSQRLPISTMELVLSNAERRALTHGEERIVPRVGDVYAALPGITGKVELEYEGELKGADAVVKEIVRTAIGKTFDRYFADVNTQQIEQWFNLGGTIKISDGQGAQATHEELKQIQGLTEKLSPLGIKASTDAEHYVGAAEFLLEGMCAHRRLSRNEERGFGLQRKEKNRAERQEQASDEQEYEAWQQRRNRRGSFN, encoded by the coding sequence ATGACCTCACGCCATCTGCCCCAGACCCTGGGGGAGCTTCGCTCAAGCAAAACATACTCGGAAGCACGTCTGGGAGCACGCTCAGTGAAAGACGAGCTGCGCGAAAACCTGATTGCACGGCTGCGCGCCAAGGAGACGATCTTCCCGGGCATTGTGGGCTATGAGGACACGGTGGTTCCGCAAATTGTGAATGCGGTGCTGTCGCGGCAGAACTTCATCCTGTTGGGACTGCGCGGGCAGGCCAAGAGCCGCATGCTGCGTGCGCTGACCGCGCTGCTGGATGAGCAGATGCCCTATGTAGCCGGATGCGAGATTCGCGACAACCCCTATCGCCCGCTGTGCAGCCGCTGCCGTGCACTGATTGCAGAGAAGGAAGAGGCGACCCCGATTGCATGGCTGCATCGCGATGAGCGCTACATTGAAAAGCTGGCGACACCCGATGTGACGGTGGCCGACCTGATTGGCGATCTGGACCCGATCAAGGCGGCGCGCGGAGGGCATGACCTGTCGAGCGATCTGGCGATGCACTACGGACTGCTGCCCCGCGCCAATCGCGGAATTTTTGCGGTGAATGAATTGCCGGACCTGGCAGGCAAGATTCAGGTGGCGCTCTTTAACATCATGCAGGAAGGCGATGTGCAGATTAAGGGCTTTCCGGTGAGGCTGGAACTGGATGTGGCGCTGGTCTTCAGCGCGAATCCTGAGGACTACACGGCGCGCGGCAAGATTGTGACGCCACTCAAGGACCGCATCGGGTCGGAGATTCGGACGCATTATCCGGAATCGCTCGAAGAGGGCATCTCGATCACGGCGCAGGAAGCATGGACCGAGCGCGGCCTGGGCCAGGTGGAAGTGCCGCAGTATCTGCGCGAGATTGTGGAGCAGATCGCCTTCAGCGCGCGCGAAGAAAAGAAAGTGGACAAGCGCAGCGGCGTGAGCCAGCGCTTGCCCATTTCCACCATGGAACTGGTGCTCTCAAACGCCGAACGCCGCGCGCTGACGCATGGCGAAGAACGCATTGTGCCGCGCGTGGGTGATGTGTATGCTGCGCTGCCCGGCATTACCGGCAAGGTGGAGCTGGAGTACGAAGGCGAGTTGAAGGGCGCCGATGCCGTGGTAAAGGAGATTGTGCGCACTGCCATTGGCAAGACCTTTGACCGCTACTTTGCCGACGTGAACACGCAGCAGATCGAGCAGTGGTTTAACCTGGGCGGCACCATCAAGATCAGCGATGGACAGGGGGCACAGGCCACGCATGAAGAGTTGAAGCAGATTCAGGGACTGACGGAGAAGCTGTCACCGCTCGGCATCAAAGCCTCGACCGATGCCGAGCATTATGTGGGCGCGGCCGAATTTCTGCTGGAAGGCATGTGCGCGCACCGCCGCCTGAGCCGCAATGAGGAACGCGGATTTGGGCTGCAGCGCAAAGAGAAAAATCGCGCGGAGCGGCAGGAGCAGGCCAGCGACGAGCAGGAGTATGAAGCGTGGCAGCAGCGGCGCAACCGCCGCGGCAGCTTTAACTAG
- a CDS encoding vWA domain-containing protein, producing the protein MKRVRYTKFQGEWISDSSMENLLNALSDYFLDSGFRDPLSQFQDLDRTMADLEEALQRVLESGELFDEELQQQFDRMQEEGRTEEFIQQIIQQMEQDNFISVDRMEDPSQPAQTPGSATGEGEIEAHFEVTDKSLDFLGYKTLRDLLGSLGKSNLGRHDTQHLATGIEASGGSRPYEFGDVLNIDSTATLTSAIAREGLTVPLNIEYSDLHVHQCDFQSSCATVVMLDCSHSMILYGEDRFTPAKRVAMALSHLIRTQYPGDSLSLVLFHDSAEEMPVSQLARVQVGPYYTNTREGLRVAQRILRSQRKDMKQIVMITDGKPSALTLPDGRIYKNAFGLDPLVISETLEEVSRCKRQNIMINTFMLASDYGLMQFVQKVTAMCRGKAYFTTPDRLGEYLLLDYMQRRTKTIH; encoded by the coding sequence GTGAAACGCGTCCGCTATACGAAGTTTCAGGGCGAATGGATCAGCGACTCCAGCATGGAGAACCTGCTCAATGCCTTGTCCGATTACTTTCTTGACTCGGGGTTTCGCGACCCGCTGAGCCAGTTTCAGGATCTGGACCGCACGATGGCCGACCTGGAAGAGGCGCTGCAGCGCGTGCTCGAGTCTGGCGAGTTGTTTGATGAGGAATTGCAGCAGCAGTTTGACCGCATGCAGGAAGAGGGACGCACCGAGGAGTTTATTCAGCAGATCATTCAGCAGATGGAGCAGGACAATTTCATCTCAGTGGATCGCATGGAGGACCCCTCACAGCCAGCGCAAACACCCGGCAGCGCGACAGGCGAAGGCGAGATTGAAGCCCACTTTGAGGTGACGGACAAGAGCCTCGACTTTCTGGGCTACAAGACGCTGCGCGATCTGCTTGGCTCATTGGGCAAGTCAAATCTTGGCCGGCATGACACGCAGCATCTGGCGACGGGCATTGAGGCCAGCGGAGGCTCGCGGCCCTATGAGTTTGGCGATGTGCTCAATATAGACAGCACGGCCACGCTGACTTCGGCGATTGCACGTGAAGGACTGACGGTTCCACTGAATATTGAGTACAGCGATCTGCATGTGCATCAGTGTGACTTTCAGAGCAGTTGCGCCACGGTAGTCATGCTGGACTGCTCGCACTCGATGATTTTGTATGGCGAGGATCGCTTTACGCCGGCCAAGCGTGTGGCAATGGCGTTGTCGCACCTGATTCGCACACAATATCCGGGAGATTCGCTTTCGCTGGTGCTGTTTCACGATTCGGCGGAGGAGATGCCGGTCTCGCAACTGGCGCGCGTACAGGTCGGCCCCTATTACACCAACACACGCGAAGGTCTGCGCGTGGCACAGCGAATTTTGCGCAGCCAGCGCAAAGACATGAAGCAGATTGTGATGATCACCGATGGCAAGCCATCGGCACTGACGCTGCCCGACGGACGCATTTACAAGAATGCGTTTGGACTGGACCCGCTGGTGATCAGCGAGACGCTCGAAGAGGTGTCGCGCTGCAAGCGGCAGAACATCATGATCAACACTTTCATGCTGGCGTCAGATTACGGGCTGATGCAGTTTGTGCAGAAGGTGACGGCGATGTGCCGTGGCAAGGCCTACTTCACGACGCCTGACCGTCTGGGCGAGTATCTGCTGCTGGACTATATGCAGCGGCGCACGAAGACGATTCACTGA
- a CDS encoding DNA-formamidopyrimidine glycosylase family protein encodes MPEGDTIFRSARTLHKALAGTIVTGFVTEFAQLAAVHDNTPVTGRTIEQVESRGKWLLIHFSGDLILVTHMLMSGSWHIYRRGERWRRGRSHMRVLLANETYEAIAFDVPVARFYTSRTLARNSAIPRLGPDPLRADFSAGDAAARIAAHPQEEIANVLLNQQVIAGLGNVFKSEVCFVCGLSPFARVHELSPDQVAALLAAAERLMNINVSDAASGGVITYTGARRTRNVSDAGARLWVYGRRGQACRRCGATILMRKQGSAARSTYWCPQCQPLPVPKAQPIAGWSTPILRRKVGC; translated from the coding sequence ATGCCCGAGGGCGATACCATCTTCCGTTCGGCCCGCACCTTGCATAAGGCACTCGCCGGCACAATCGTAACTGGATTTGTGACAGAATTTGCGCAGCTCGCCGCCGTGCATGACAACACGCCCGTCACTGGTCGCACCATTGAGCAAGTGGAGTCACGCGGCAAATGGCTGCTCATTCATTTCTCAGGCGATCTGATTCTAGTGACGCACATGCTCATGAGCGGCAGTTGGCATATTTACCGCCGCGGTGAGCGCTGGCGGCGTGGCCGTAGCCACATGCGCGTGCTTCTCGCCAATGAGACCTACGAGGCGATCGCCTTTGACGTCCCGGTGGCACGTTTCTACACATCCCGCACTCTGGCTCGCAACAGCGCTATTCCTCGCCTCGGCCCCGATCCCTTGCGAGCAGATTTCTCCGCCGGCGATGCAGCCGCCCGCATCGCTGCTCACCCTCAGGAAGAAATCGCCAACGTGCTGCTCAACCAGCAGGTCATCGCCGGGTTGGGCAACGTCTTCAAGTCTGAGGTCTGCTTTGTTTGCGGACTCAGCCCCTTTGCCCGCGTGCATGAGTTAAGCCCCGATCAGGTCGCCGCGCTCCTCGCCGCCGCCGAGCGCCTGATGAACATCAACGTCAGCGATGCCGCCAGCGGCGGCGTCATCACCTACACCGGTGCTCGCCGCACGCGCAACGTCTCCGACGCGGGCGCGCGTCTCTGGGTCTACGGACGCCGCGGCCAGGCCTGCCGCCGCTGCGGAGCGACCATCCTCATGCGCAAGCAGGGCAGCGCCGCGCGCTCTACTTACTGGTGCCCGCAGTGCCAGCCGCTGCCTGTTCCCAAGGCGCAGCCCATTGCCGGATGGTCCACGCCCATTCTGCGACGCAAAGTCGGTTGTTAG